CAATAATTGTTTTTTATAAAGTGTAGTCATATTATTGACTACGCTTTTAAATTTATTAAAATTATAGTATCATTAGAATAATAACTTTAGTAATTAAAGGAGAAATTTTAATGGAGATTGATTTTTTAAGGAATAAGTTTACTATAAATGAAGCTGTTCAGTTAAATCCTTTAGTTTTAGCTTTTGTAGGAGATGCGATTTATGAAGTTTTTGTAAGAAGATACTTAGTTGAACAAAATCAAGATATGTCTGCACATAAACTTCATGTTAAAGCTGTATCTTATGTTAAAGCACATTCTCAAAGTGAGATAATGAAGCAAATAAAAGAATCTTTAACTGAGGAAGAAGAAAGAATTTTTAAAAGAGGAAGAAATGCAAAATCAGGAACAGTTCCTAAAAATGCAGATGTTAGAGAGTATAGAATGGCAACTGGCTTTGAAGCATTAATGGGATTCTTATATTTGACAAATCAGTTAGATAGACTTAATGAACTTATGAATATGAGTATAAAAATACATGGTTAATTAATTTAATAGGGAGTGGGAAAATGGCGTTAAAAGTTAAGTTAATAGAGTATACACCAAATCCAGAAAAGGTTATAGCGTCGGCGGCTAAACTTTGTTATAGTGCATCTTCTATAGATGATATATTAGAAGGATTAGATGAAGGGAATGTAGAGAGTTTCCTACAAAGATTAATGTCTTATGGACATGCTTCTCCAATTGAACATGTTTCCTTTACTTTTGGAGTTGAGGGAGTTTCAAGATCGTTAACACATCAACTTGTGAGACATAGAATAGCATCTTACTCACAGCAAAGTCAAAGATATGTAAAATTAAATCAGTTTGAATACATAGTTCCACCAGAAATAGAGAAAGATGATAATGCTAAGAAAATTTTTGTTGAAGCTATGGAAAATAGCCAAAAAGCTTATGACAAGATCGTTGATATACTAAGAGAAAAGCATATAGAAAGCGGAATGAAAAAACTATCTGCGGAAAAGAAAGCTATAGAAGATGCTAGATATGTTTTCCCAAATGCATGTGAAACAAAAATAGTTCTTACTATGAATGCTAGAAGTTTAATGAATTTCTTTGAGCATAGATGTTGTAATAGAGCTCAATGGGAAATACATGCATTAGCGGATGAAATGTTGAAACAGGTTAGAAAAGTAGCTCCAATATTATTTAAAAAAGCTGGACCTTCATGTGTTAAAGGTAGATGTCCAGAGGGTACTATGACTTGTGGACATATAGAAGAGGTTAGAACAAAGTATTCATAAATCAAAATTTTATAAAACAAGAGAGGTATTTTATGAAAGAATTAAAAAACCGTAATAATAAAAGAAACTTTAATATTAGAGAAGAAAAAGAAGAAAGAGAAGATTTAATAGAAGGAAGAAATGCGGTTATAGAAGCATTAAGAAGTGATAGAACTATAGAATATGTAATGGTTGCTAAAGGAAATGTTAGTGGTTCTATAAACAAGGTTTTAGGAATTGCTAAAGATAAAGGCATAATTATAAAAGAGGTTGATAGAAAAAAACTAGACTCAATGTCTATAACAGGGGCGCATCAAGGTGTTATGGCTATTGTAACTCCATTTAAATATAGTCAAATTGAGGATATTTTTAATTATGCAAAAGAAAAGGGGGAAGAACCTTTTATTTTAGTATTAGATGAAATAGAAGATCCCCATAACTTAGGTTCTATAATGAGAACAGCTGAAATATGTGGAGTACATGGTATTGTAATACCAAAGAGAAGAAATGTAGGTGTTACACCAACTGTATATAAAACATCAGCAGGAGCAGCTGAATATGTTAAAGTAGCAAAAGTTGCAAATATAAATAGAGCCATTGATGAAATTAAAGAAAGAGGAATTTGGGTATATGGAGCAGATATGGACGGAGAAAACTACTGTTTCCAAACAAATTTTAAAGGTGCTGTGGCATTAGTAATAGGTAGTGAGGGAAAAGGAATTTCAAAACTTACTAAACAAAAATGTGATGTTTTAATCAAGATACCAATGGTAGGAAAAATAACATCTTTAAATGCATCTGTAGCGGCCGGTATCATGATGTATGAGGTTTTGAAACAAAATATGGAATAGAGAAAAGCCGTGAGAAATGTATTTGTAGATGGATATAATGTTATTAATAGTTGGCCGGAGCTAAATAGAATTAAAGAATACAGTTTTGAGGCAGCACGAGATAAGCTTATAGAAATTATGCAGAATTATGGAGCTTATAATGGATATAAGATATTTTTAGTTTTTGATGCTCATCTTGTAAAGGGGAGTATTGAGAAAAAAGAAAGAATGAGTAACTTGATGGTGGTTTTTACAAAGGAAGGAGAAACAGCAGACAGTTTTATAGAAAGGTATGTTAACAACATAGGTAGAAAAGTAGAAGTGTGTGTTGTAACTTCTGACTCCTTAGAACAACAAGTTACTTTTCAAAGAGGAGCTACAAGGATGTCCTCCATAGAGTTTTATAATGAAGTTAAAACTACTACCCAAAAAATTACCAATAAGACAAAAAAGAATATCAGCGCTAATAGAACTCTTTTAGAAGACAGAATAGACAAGAAAGTACTAGAAAAATTACAAAAAATTAGAAAAAGTTGATAAAAACATTGAAGGTAATTTCCTTTTAATGTATAATTACATATATAATGTATATTAAGGTGTGTTTTATTAGTTAATTTTGACATGCATGGGGTGGAGGGGTTGTTTTGTTAAGTAAAGTACAAGAAACCGATAAAAAAAGAGAAGATCAAATTGAAAAAAGGTTAGATGAAGATATAGCATTAGATGCAAAAAATGGCGATATAAAAGCTCAAGAATACTTAATAAATAAGTATAAAAATTTTGTTAAGGCAAAAGCAAAATCTTATTTTTTGGTAGGTGCGGATAAAGAAGATATATATCAGGAAGGTATGATTGGGCTTTATAAAGCTATAAGAGATTTTAAACCAGACAAATTATCTTCTTTTAAGGCTTTTGCGGAATTATGTGTTACAAGACAAATAATAACAGCTATAAAAACAGCAACACGACAAAAGCATATACCTCTTAATACATATATTTCTTTAAATAAGCCGATTTATGATGAAGAATCTGACAGAACGCTTTTGGATATATTATCTACAGTAAAAGTGTGTGATCCAGAAGAACTTGTTATAAGTAAAGAAGAAGTTATTAAAATAGAAAAAGAAATAGAACAAGTGCTTTCAGAACTTGAATTAGAAGTGTTGAATTCTTATCTTCAAGGGAAATCATATCAAGAGATTGCATGTGATTTGGATAGACATTCTAAATCCATTGATAATGCATTACAAAGAGTAAAGAGAAAGCTTGAAAAATGCTTGAATAAAAAGGTGAAAAATTGTTGACAAAAAAAAGTGTAAATAGTAAAATAAATAATTGGTATAGGGCTTTTGAAAAACAACATATGGGGAGATGATTAATCTCCTAAATTGGGTGTCGTGGGCTCGATACCTGTAATATCGAAAAAAGGAAAGATGCCCATGTAGCTCAGCTGGCAGAGCGTCACCTTGGTAAGGTGGAGGTCGCCGGTTCAAGCCCGGTCGTGGGCTCCATGAATTAAAACAGCTGACAACACACCAGGACAGGTTTACGAAAAGGTTAAAAATATTAATTAAGAATTTAAAGGTGAACAGGAGGAATAAAAAATGGCAAGACAAAAGTTTGAAAGAAATAAGCCACACGTAAATATAGGAACAATAGGTCACGTAGACCACGGTAAAACAACAACAACAGCAGCAATCACAATGACACTTGCAAAAGCAGGTGGAGCAGAAGTACAAAACTACGAAGATATTGATAAAGCACCAGAAGAAAAAGAAAGAGGAATCACAATCAATACATCACACGTAGAATATGAAACAGAAAACAGACACTATGCACACGTTGACTGCCCAGGACACGCAGACTATGTAAAGAACATGATCACAGGAGCAGCACAAATGGACGGAGCTATCTTAGTTGTATCAGCAGCAGATGGTCCAATGCCACAAACAAGAGAACACATCCTATTAGCATCAAGAGTAGGAGTTAACCACATAGTAGTATTCTTAAACAAAGCAGACCAAGTAGATGATCCAGAATTACTAGAATTAGTAGAAATGGAAGTAAGAGAATTATTAAGCGAATACGGATTTGACGGAGACGAATGTCCAGTAGTAGTAGGATCAGCATTAAAAGCAATCGAAGAAGGGGATGACCAATGCATCCTAGACTTAATGAAAGCTGTAGATGAATATATCCCAACTCCAGAAAGAGCAACAGATCAACCATTCTTAATGCCTGTAGAAGATGTATTTACAATTACAGGAAGAGGAACAGTTGCAACAGGAAGAGTTGAAAGAGGAGTACTACACGTAGGAGATGAAGTACAAATCGTAGGAATGAAAGAAGAAATCGGAAAGACAACAATCACAGGAGTAGAAATGTTCAGAAAGATGTTAGATGAAGCAATGGCTGGAGATAACATCGGAGCATTATTAAGAGGAGTACAAAGAGACGAAATCGAAAGAGGTCAAGTACTAGCAAAACCAGGTTCAGTAACACCTCACAA
This Clostridium novyi NT DNA region includes the following protein-coding sequences:
- a CDS encoding Mini-ribonuclease 3; this encodes MEIDFLRNKFTINEAVQLNPLVLAFVGDAIYEVFVRRYLVEQNQDMSAHKLHVKAVSYVKAHSQSEIMKQIKESLTEEEERIFKRGRNAKSGTVPKNADVREYRMATGFEALMGFLYLTNQLDRLNELMNMSIKIHG
- the tuf gene encoding elongation factor Tu — protein: MARQKFERNKPHVNIGTIGHVDHGKTTTTAAITMTLAKAGGAEVQNYEDIDKAPEEKERGITINTSHVEYETENRHYAHVDCPGHADYVKNMITGAAQMDGAILVVSAADGPMPQTREHILLASRVGVNHIVVFLNKADQVDDPELLELVEMEVRELLSEYGFDGDECPVVVGSALKAIEEGDDQCILDLMKAVDEYIPTPERATDQPFLMPVEDVFTITGRGTVATGRVERGVLHVGDEVQIVGMKEEIGKTTITGVEMFRKMLDEAMAGDNIGALLRGVQRDEIERGQVLAKPGSVTPHKKFVGQVYVLKKEEGGRHTPFFNGYRPQFYFRTTDVTGSIALPEGVEMVMPGDHIDMNVELITPVAMENNLRFAIREGGRTVGSGVVTSIVE
- the thyX gene encoding FAD-dependent thymidylate synthase, with the protein product MALKVKLIEYTPNPEKVIASAAKLCYSASSIDDILEGLDEGNVESFLQRLMSYGHASPIEHVSFTFGVEGVSRSLTHQLVRHRIASYSQQSQRYVKLNQFEYIVPPEIEKDDNAKKIFVEAMENSQKAYDKIVDILREKHIESGMKKLSAEKKAIEDARYVFPNACETKIVLTMNARSLMNFFEHRCCNRAQWEIHALADEMLKQVRKVAPILFKKAGPSCVKGRCPEGTMTCGHIEEVRTKYS
- the rlmB gene encoding 23S rRNA (guanosine(2251)-2'-O)-methyltransferase RlmB, translating into MKELKNRNNKRNFNIREEKEEREDLIEGRNAVIEALRSDRTIEYVMVAKGNVSGSINKVLGIAKDKGIIIKEVDRKKLDSMSITGAHQGVMAIVTPFKYSQIEDIFNYAKEKGEEPFILVLDEIEDPHNLGSIMRTAEICGVHGIVIPKRRNVGVTPTVYKTSAGAAEYVKVAKVANINRAIDEIKERGIWVYGADMDGENYCFQTNFKGAVALVIGSEGKGISKLTKQKCDVLIKIPMVGKITSLNASVAAGIMMYEVLKQNME
- the sigH gene encoding RNA polymerase sporulation sigma factor SigH, producing MLSKVQETDKKREDQIEKRLDEDIALDAKNGDIKAQEYLINKYKNFVKAKAKSYFLVGADKEDIYQEGMIGLYKAIRDFKPDKLSSFKAFAELCVTRQIITAIKTATRQKHIPLNTYISLNKPIYDEESDRTLLDILSTVKVCDPEELVISKEEVIKIEKEIEQVLSELELEVLNSYLQGKSYQEIACDLDRHSKSIDNALQRVKRKLEKCLNKKVKNC
- a CDS encoding NYN domain-containing protein — translated: MRNVFVDGYNVINSWPELNRIKEYSFEAARDKLIEIMQNYGAYNGYKIFLVFDAHLVKGSIEKKERMSNLMVVFTKEGETADSFIERYVNNIGRKVEVCVVTSDSLEQQVTFQRGATRMSSIEFYNEVKTTTQKITNKTKKNISANRTLLEDRIDKKVLEKLQKIRKS